One genomic segment of Capricornis sumatraensis isolate serow.1 chromosome X, serow.2, whole genome shotgun sequence includes these proteins:
- the LOC138072008 gene encoding melanoma-associated antigen E2 codes for MSLVSKNACHRSAETTADYSDFHGEMQATDASGLPVSMIVPDAPQGPQAPVDPQVASASQAAQDPKDLDVLIDEQSRRLGALRVHDPLEDRSIALVNFMRMKSQIEGSIQQTEMLEFLREYSDQFPEILRRASAHLDRVFGLNLRVLDPQADTYNLISKRGLQTNDWIAESLDMPKAGLLALVLGHILLNGNRARETSIWDLLLKVDVLGEPQRINIPFGNTRNLLTTDFVRMRFLEYWPVYGTNPLEFEFLWGSRAHKEITKMEALKFVAEAHDEEPWSWPEEYNKALEADKAKERSQAAGLEFWSEDTMNDKANDLVQLAINVTEELLPIHQDELLAHTGKEFEDVFPNILSRATLILDLFYGFSLIEVDTSEHIYLLVQQPESEEEQMMLESLGRPTQEYVMPILGLIFLMGNRVKEANVWNLLRRFGVDVGRKHAITCKLMRQRYLECRPLSYSNPVEYELLWGPRAHLETTKMKALEYMARLYRKQPQDWPEQYREAVEDEEARARSEATAMFFFGPM; via the coding sequence ATGTCTCTGGTAAGCAAGAATGCGTGTCACCGCAGCGCAGAGACCACTGCAGATTACAGCGACTTCCATGGTGAGATGCAGGCTACTGATGCCTCTGGGCTCCCCGTCTCCATGATAGTTCCTGATGCCCCCCAGGGCCCTCAGGCGCCGGTCGACCCTCAGGTTGCCAGCGCTTCCCAGGCTGCGCAGGACCCAAAAGACCTCGATGTGCTGATTGATGAGCAGTCCCGACGTTTGGGGGCGCTCAGGGTGCACGATCCTCTAGAAGACAGGTCGATTGCTTTGGTGAATTTCATGCGCATGAAAAGCCAAATCGAGGGGTCTATTCAGCAGACAGAGATGCTGGAGTTCCTCAGAGAATACTCAGATCAGTTCCCTGAGATCCTCAGACGAGCCTCAGCCCATCTGGATCGGGTCTTTGGGTTGAATCTGAGGGTTCTTGATCCCCAAGCTGACACCTACAACCTAATCAGCAAACGGGGTCTCCAGACCAATGATTGGATAGCAGAATCCCTGGACATGCCAAAGGCAGGTCTCTTGGCCTTGGTCCTAGGTCACATTCTCCTAAATGGTAACCGAGCAAGAGAGACCTCCATTTGGGATCTGTTGCTAAAGGTTGATGTATTAGGTGAGCCCCAGAGGATCAATATCCCCTTTGGGAACACAAGGAACCTCCTAACTACTGACTTTGTGCGTATGCGATTCTTGGAGTACTGGCCAGTTTATGGCACTAATCCCCTCGAATTTGAGTTCTTGTGGGGTTCTAGAGCCCacaaagaaatcacaaagatGGAAGCCCTGAAGTTTGTGGCAGAGGCCCATGATGAAGAACCCTGGAGCTGGCCAGAAGAATATAATAAGGCCCTAGAAGCTGACAAGGCCAAAGAAAGAAGCCAGGCTGCTGGCTTAGAGTTCTGGTCAGAAGACACTATGAATGATAAGGCAAATGATTTGGTCCAGTTGGCCATTAATGTCACAGAGGAGTTGCTACCTATACATCAGGATGAGCTATTGGCTCACACTGGCAAAGAATTTGAGGATGTGTTTCCAAATATCCTCAGTCGAGCTACTCTAATACTTGATCTGTTCTATGGGTTCTCTCTGATTGAGGTTGATACCAGTGAGCACATTTACCTCCTTGTCCAGCAACCAGAATCAGAAGAAGAGCAAATGATGCTAGAGAGCCTGGGGAGACCCACTCAAGAATATGTGATGCCAATCCTGGGTTTGATCTTCCTGATGGGCAACCGTGTCAAAGAGGCCAATGTCTGGAATTTGCTTCGGAGATTTGGTGTGGATGTAGGGAGAAAGCATGCCATCACCTGCAAACTTATGAGACAGCGCTACTTGGAATGCAGGCCACTCTCCTATTCTAATCCAGTTGAATATGAGCTTCTATGGGGTCCTCGAGCTCACCTTGAAACCACCAAAATGAAAGCCCTGGAGTATATGGCCAGGCTCTACAGAAAGCAACCACAGGATTGGCCAGAGCAATATAGGGAGGCTGTTGAAGATGAGGAGGCCAGAGCCAGATCTGAGGCAACTGCCATGTTCTTCTTTGGCCCCATGTGA